In Phyllopteryx taeniolatus isolate TA_2022b chromosome 8, UOR_Ptae_1.2, whole genome shotgun sequence, one genomic interval encodes:
- the zgc:162872 gene encoding BAR_ACAPs and ArfGap_ACAP domain-containing protein isoform X5: MLLDQSQRAVSHQLSGLRKQLLPQLWETRAEFVRVDEDVAAAAAKNAQVPRHKTAEAESAAHVLLATRKCRRHFALDYCLQLNTLKTQQKSDILNSVFSLVNAQLTFFHQGFDLLRDLEPAMKVMAAQLCERSAECASKRKDLENAHLLVQEGDASGETPARLCDGSDDIIQGYLFKRSRRKSKTWKRCWFSIRDNQLTYRKSHKEAPVLLFEDLRLCAVKSLEDLDLDRRFCFQLISVHKRCVLQADSEPARLAWTSALQGSIDTAYGERGRAASTQARSLLIGSGNPPRPAIIDNSDVRKCHPQPREPLPPDGDDDAAHRRTAALAVVLRGAGNRRCCDCGEEEPRWAAVNLGVTVCIQCSGIHRSLGVHVSKVRSLTLDSWEAEQLKLLCVLGNDAVNGIYEARCSPRVKPTAESPRAEKEAWIRDKYVDKTFVRRDGDDDGTHAVDASPPPRLYRAAAAGDLVAMVTALAQGAAVNGSVAQEEGRTALIGAAQGGSLLACEFLLQNGANINHRDQRGQGALHAAATAGHTGQVCLLLKRGANQYAVDEGGRDPLAIAVETAHADIVTLRRPNLSGHFQRLQRHGVARPREAGQTNLRPPRRFSILRRRNAARLPQSEGRGGVLRHFSDSQRVNRFVVKLFNTFNGLILCESNRPCAVCYFHKIKCGP, translated from the exons ATGTTGTTGGATCAGAGCCAGCGAGCCGTCAGCCATCAACTCAGCGGCCTGCGCAAGca GTTGCTGCCTCAGCTGTGGGAGACGCGTGCGGAGTTCGTGCGCGTCGACGAGGACGTGGCCGCGGCGGCCGCCAAGAACGCTCAGGTGCCTCGACACAAGACGGCCGAGGCCGAGAGCGCCGCTCACGTGCTCCTGGCCACCAGGAAGTGCCGACGACACTTTGCCCTGGATTATTGTCTGCAG CTCAACACGTTGAAGACGCAGCAGAAGTCGGACATCTTGAACTCG GTGTTCTCCTTGGTCAACGCTCAGCTGACCTTCTTCCATCAAGGCTTCGACCTCCTCCGAGATCTGGAGCCCGCCATGAAGGTCATGGCCGCGCAG TTGTGCGAGCGGTCGGCCGAGTGCGCGAGCAAGCGGAAAGATCTGGAGAACGCTCACCTGCTGGTCCAGGAGGGA gATGCCTCAGGAGAGACGCCGGCGAGGCTGTGTGACGGAAGCGATGACATCATCCAAGGTTACCTCTTCAAGCGCTCCCGAAGGAAGTCCAAAACGTGGAAGAG GTGCTGGTTCTCCATCAGAGACAACCAACTCACCTACAGGAAGTCCCACAAA GAGGCGCCCGTGCTTCTGTTTGAGGACCTGCGACTGTGCGCCGTCAAGTCTTTGGAGGACCTGGACCTGGACCGACGGTTCTGCTTCCAACTCATATCTGTGCACAA GCGTTGCGTCCTTCAGGCCGACTCGGAGCCCGCGAGGCTGGCGTGGACGTCCGCGTTGCAGGGCAGCATCGACACGGCGTACGGAGAGCGAGGCCGAGCCGCGTCGACGCAGGCACGCTCGCTCCTCATTGGCTCCGGGAACCCGCCGCGACCGGCGATCATCGATAATAGCGACGTTCGTAAATGTCACCCGCAGCCCCGAGAGCCCCTCCCGCCCGACGGCGACGACGACGCGGCCCATCGGAGGACGGCGGCGCTGGCCGTGGTCTTGCGCGGCGCCGGCAACCGTCGCTGCTGCGACTGCGGCGAGGAGGAGCCGCGGTGGGCCGCCGTCAACTTGGGCGTCACCGTGTGCATACAGTGCTCCGGGATACaccg GAGTCTGGGCGTCCACGTGTCCAAGGTGCGCTCGCTCACGCTGGATTCGTGGGAAGCGGAGCAGCTGAAG CTGCTGTGCGTCCTGGGAAACGACGCCGTCAACGGGATTTACGAGGCGCGGTGTTCGCCCCGAGTCAAACCCACCGCCGAGAGTCCgcg CGCTGAGAAGGAGGCCTGGATACGAGACAAATACGTGGACAAGACCTTTGTGAGGCGTGACGGCGACGATGACGGCACAC ACGCCGTCGATGCCTCGCCGCCCCCGCGTCTCTACCGGGCCGCGGCGGCCGGAGATCTGGTCGCCATGGTGACGGCGCTGGCCCAGGGGGCGGCGGTGAACGGGAGCGTGGCGCAGGAGGAAGGGCGCACCGCCCTCATCGGGGCCGCCCAAGGG GGGTCGCTGTTGGCGTGTGAGTTCCTGCTGCAGAACGGTGCCAACATCAACCACAGAGACCAAAGAGGACAAGGAGCTCTCCATGCCGCGGCCACTGCGGGACACACCGG GCAGGTGTGTCTGCTGCTGAAGCGAGGAGCCAATCAGTACGCGGTGGACGAGGGCGGACGCGACCCGCTGGCCATCGCCGTGGAGACGGCGCACGCGGACATCGTGACGCT GAGACGACCAAACCTTTCAGGACATTTTCAGAGACTTCAGCGACATGGCGTCGCACGACCCCGAGAAGCTGGCCAGACGAACCTTCGGCCGCCCAGGAgattttcaatcttgaggcgacgtAATGCCGCGcggctcccgcagagtgagggaagaggcggagttttacGACACTTCTCGGACAGTCAAAGAGTGAATAGATTTGTTGTCAAACTATTTAACACTTTCAATGGGTTAATCCTTTGTGAAAGTAACAGACCATGTGCTGTCTGTTACTTTcacaaaatcaaatgtggcccttga